One genomic window of Gallaecimonas sp. GXIMD4217 includes the following:
- a CDS encoding serine/threonine-protein kinase yields MDDQSRWQHLQQLFHQARVLPTAARAVFLDSHCRDHPELLAELRQLLAGDEATGPLDAIVGEALRELASQGQDLSGALVGPYRLVRLLAHGGMGMVYLAERADGQFEKQVAIKLVSNHLATADLRHWFDRERRILAQLEHAHIARLLDGGTTDDGLPYLIMENVEGQPLDQYCNDHRLGLRARLRLFSRIARAVLYAHQHLVVHCDLKMSNILVTETGEPRLLDFGIARLMARDEGRHPASLGRHLTLNYCSPEQVLGKPLNLATDIYTLGVILYELLTGQSPYRGQEQDPRQLARAVAERQPLPPSEAVGYCCPDGLYRSPGQARRALKGDLDCLVCKALDKDPADRYSSIAVLLDDLGRYFDGQPLLAHPQHWQYRAGKWLGRNPLGAALAMVIVLAAVTTTGVLAYKNRQVMAQRDLANQERARAEAVSGFLTGMFEHASPEKAQGREISARDVLNRASTSLDDGSARQLMDQPQVAATLRRVMGSVYLDLGLLDEAGKQLDQALATLAEQGMAEDPEYLQALLAKSRHLGLAFRHDQALALDRQALVLSRRLYGEDSPHTLNALSSLAVGLHMTGNLEEAAALFEEVWQKRRTIQGERHPQTLHSLAQLGVIFHWLGRYEQSEHYYRACLEGSLAVLGETHPRTLRCMSNLGSLLETVGRFEEAAPLIHRHLVLASKVLGKDHLETLRSMHNLADTQRGLGHLEQAEQGFLAVLARRRQVLGDGHIETLQTQMKLARLYRQLDRFDEAQPLVTDTLARQERKLGFVHPTTLIAAQEQADLYYDWGRYRDADVLYQRVLAARETALGQAHPDLINTLAGLARTRLRLGEGEQAEALVARACALRAHHPGLKIHGFNEAMADYARLNGQGGMPGQKNGPDGGPVICDF; encoded by the coding sequence ATGGATGATCAATCCCGCTGGCAACACCTGCAGCAACTGTTTCACCAGGCCAGGGTTCTGCCGACAGCGGCCAGGGCCGTCTTTCTCGACAGCCATTGTCGTGACCACCCCGAGCTGCTGGCCGAGCTGCGGCAACTGCTGGCCGGCGACGAGGCCACGGGGCCCCTGGATGCCATCGTCGGTGAGGCCCTGCGGGAACTGGCCAGCCAGGGCCAGGATCTGTCCGGCGCCCTGGTCGGCCCCTACCGACTGGTCAGGCTGCTGGCCCATGGCGGCATGGGCATGGTGTACCTGGCCGAGCGGGCCGACGGCCAATTTGAAAAGCAGGTGGCCATCAAGCTGGTCAGCAACCACCTGGCCACGGCGGATCTGCGCCATTGGTTCGACCGGGAGCGGCGCATCCTGGCCCAGCTGGAGCACGCCCACATCGCCCGGCTGCTGGACGGCGGCACCACTGACGATGGCCTGCCTTATCTCATCATGGAGAACGTAGAAGGCCAGCCCCTGGATCAGTACTGTAACGACCATCGCCTGGGGCTTCGGGCCCGGCTCAGGCTGTTTTCCCGCATCGCCCGGGCAGTACTGTATGCCCACCAGCACCTGGTAGTGCATTGCGATCTCAAGATGTCGAACATCCTGGTGACCGAGACCGGCGAACCCCGGCTGCTGGATTTCGGCATCGCCCGTCTGATGGCCAGGGACGAAGGCCGGCACCCGGCAAGCCTGGGCCGGCACTTGACCCTGAACTATTGCAGCCCGGAGCAGGTGCTGGGCAAGCCGCTCAACCTGGCCACCGACATCTATACCCTGGGGGTGATCCTCTACGAGCTGCTCACCGGCCAGTCCCCCTATCGGGGCCAGGAGCAGGATCCCCGGCAGCTGGCCCGGGCCGTTGCCGAACGGCAGCCGTTGCCGCCCAGCGAAGCTGTGGGCTACTGCTGCCCGGACGGGCTCTACCGCAGCCCCGGCCAGGCCAGGCGCGCCCTCAAGGGCGATCTGGATTGCCTGGTGTGCAAGGCCCTGGACAAGGATCCCGCCGACCGCTATTCCTCTATTGCCGTCCTGCTGGACGATCTGGGTCGCTACTTCGACGGCCAGCCGTTGCTGGCCCATCCCCAGCACTGGCAATACCGGGCCGGCAAGTGGCTGGGCCGCAACCCCTTGGGGGCCGCCCTGGCCATGGTCATCGTGCTGGCGGCGGTCACCACCACCGGGGTGCTGGCCTACAAGAATCGCCAGGTGATGGCCCAGCGGGATCTGGCCAACCAGGAGCGGGCCAGGGCGGAAGCGGTCAGCGGTTTCTTGACCGGCATGTTCGAACACGCCTCACCGGAAAAGGCCCAGGGCCGGGAGATCAGCGCCCGGGACGTGCTCAACAGGGCCAGTACCAGCCTGGACGACGGTTCGGCCAGGCAACTGATGGATCAGCCCCAGGTGGCCGCCACCCTGAGACGGGTCATGGGCAGCGTCTACCTGGATCTGGGCCTGCTGGACGAGGCTGGCAAGCAGCTGGACCAAGCCCTGGCCACTCTGGCAGAGCAGGGCATGGCGGAGGACCCGGAATACCTGCAGGCCCTGTTGGCCAAGAGCCGGCACCTGGGGCTGGCGTTTCGCCACGACCAGGCCCTGGCACTGGACCGGCAGGCCCTGGTACTGAGCCGGCGCCTCTACGGGGAGGACAGCCCGCACACCCTCAATGCCCTGAGTAGCCTGGCGGTGGGCCTGCACATGACCGGCAACCTGGAAGAGGCAGCGGCCCTGTTCGAGGAGGTTTGGCAAAAACGCCGAACGATTCAGGGCGAGCGTCACCCCCAGACCCTCCACTCCCTGGCCCAACTGGGGGTGATTTTTCACTGGCTGGGCCGTTACGAGCAGTCCGAACACTACTACCGGGCCTGCCTGGAAGGCTCCCTGGCGGTGCTGGGGGAAACCCATCCCAGGACCTTGCGCTGCATGAGCAACCTGGGTTCGCTGCTGGAAACCGTGGGCCGGTTCGAGGAAGCCGCCCCCTTGATCCACCGCCACCTGGTCCTGGCCAGCAAGGTGCTGGGCAAGGATCACCTGGAAACCCTGAGGTCCATGCACAACCTGGCCGATACCCAGCGGGGCCTGGGCCATCTCGAACAGGCGGAGCAGGGCTTCCTGGCGGTGCTGGCGCGGCGCCGCCAGGTACTGGGAGACGGCCATATCGAGACCCTGCAGACCCAGATGAAGCTGGCCCGGCTGTACCGGCAACTGGACCGCTTCGACGAGGCCCAGCCCCTGGTGACCGATACCCTGGCCAGGCAGGAGCGCAAATTGGGCTTTGTGCATCCCACCACCCTGATCGCGGCCCAGGAACAGGCGGATCTTTACTACGATTGGGGCCGTTATCGGGACGCCGACGTTCTCTACCAGAGGGTGCTGGCCGCCCGGGAAACGGCCCTGGGACAGGCTCATCCGGACCTGATCAATACCCTGGCGGGCCTGGCCCGGACCCGGCTGAGGCTCGGCGAGGGGGAGCAGGCCGAAGCCCTGGTTGCTAGGGCCTGTGCGCTGCGCGCCCACCATCCGGGGCTGAAGATCCATGGCTTCAACGAGGCCATGGCCGACTATGCCCGCCTCAATGGCCAGGGCGGGATGCCGGGGCAAAAAAACGGGCCCGATGGCGGGCCCGTGATCTGTGACTTCTAG
- a CDS encoding thrombospondin type 3 repeat-containing protein, with product MPTPNQARGRRRLTLLALSLLANPVLAYWGEGQNQAMRVDVQAHDPLGNPVVAQIYTKNSFVGRQLQNLDGVNYIRSATRVYDQSNYWGATGWLGWLIQDTSSCALGDAEPGTAPPVTNDTQGPGRYDLPILYNNNAWQVDPSLPGVCYAQQISWTTANGARGRFHITFIYSGAAYNAQGQRLVLDQVSQPQLDIKDNCTPEVDVRGHSVTLHYRSPQAGPDYDPPEPCAYNAVLNAVYRLPEDGSGDGGGDGSGGGNVIRSLTDADGDGLPDSHDNCPDQANPWQRDADQDGTGDDCDNSHDYDYDQDGIADDQDNCELIPNTDQADSDGDTVQVNGVSYKTGDACDQDLDGDGFNNWRDDNCPLVANYDQLDADGDGIGDACDTDQDNDDVDDGQDNCPNTANPDQADQDGDGEGDLCDGDADGDGLENTQDNCPVTPNPEQHNTDGDSLGDACDNDDDNDDREDSADNCPITANPDQADMDADGIGDACDADNNNDGVANSADNCPVTANPGQDNADGDNQGDACDGDDDNDGVADGQDNCPLLANDDQTDSDDDGQGDPCDGDLDGDGLANDGDNCPAIANPNQADFDGDGQGDACDPDADEDGILAGADQCPLTPLGEAVDQANGCSLAQLCPCSSPRGFSSPWRNKGAYLACHNRALAKLVQQGQLAEGDQAGLQSQAAQGSCGQR from the coding sequence ATGCCAACGCCAAACCAAGCCCGGGGCCGCCGCCGGCTGACCCTGCTCGCCCTGTCCCTGCTGGCCAACCCGGTCCTGGCCTATTGGGGAGAGGGCCAAAACCAGGCTATGAGAGTGGACGTACAGGCCCATGACCCTCTCGGCAACCCCGTGGTGGCCCAGATCTACACCAAAAACAGCTTTGTCGGTCGCCAGCTCCAGAACCTGGACGGCGTGAACTATATCCGCTCTGCCACCAGGGTTTACGATCAGAGCAATTACTGGGGCGCCACCGGCTGGCTGGGCTGGCTGATCCAGGACACCAGCAGCTGCGCCCTGGGCGATGCCGAGCCCGGCACGGCGCCGCCGGTCACCAACGATACCCAGGGACCGGGCCGCTACGACCTGCCCATTCTCTACAACAACAACGCCTGGCAGGTGGATCCCAGCCTGCCCGGCGTCTGCTACGCCCAGCAGATCAGCTGGACCACCGCCAATGGCGCCCGGGGCCGTTTCCATATCACCTTCATCTATTCCGGCGCCGCCTACAACGCCCAGGGCCAGCGCCTGGTGCTGGACCAGGTGTCACAGCCTCAGTTGGACATCAAGGACAACTGCACTCCGGAGGTGGACGTCCGGGGCCATTCGGTCACCCTCCATTACCGCAGCCCCCAGGCCGGGCCGGACTACGACCCGCCCGAGCCCTGCGCCTACAATGCCGTGCTGAACGCCGTCTATCGCCTGCCCGAAGACGGCAGCGGCGACGGCGGCGGTGATGGCAGCGGTGGCGGCAACGTGATCCGCAGCCTCACCGATGCCGACGGCGACGGCTTGCCCGACAGCCACGACAACTGCCCGGACCAGGCCAACCCCTGGCAACGGGACGCGGACCAGGACGGCACCGGCGATGACTGCGACAACAGCCATGACTACGACTACGACCAGGACGGCATTGCCGACGACCAGGACAATTGCGAGCTGATCCCTAACACCGACCAGGCCGACAGCGACGGCGACACCGTCCAGGTGAACGGCGTCAGCTACAAGACCGGCGATGCCTGCGACCAGGATCTGGACGGCGACGGCTTCAACAACTGGCGGGACGACAACTGTCCCCTGGTGGCCAACTACGACCAGCTGGATGCCGACGGCGACGGCATCGGCGACGCCTGTGATACCGACCAGGACAATGACGACGTGGACGACGGCCAGGACAACTGCCCCAACACCGCCAACCCGGACCAGGCCGACCAGGACGGTGACGGCGAAGGGGACCTCTGCGACGGCGATGCCGACGGCGACGGCCTGGAAAACACCCAGGACAACTGCCCTGTCACCCCCAACCCGGAACAACACAACACCGATGGCGACAGCCTGGGCGATGCCTGCGACAACGATGACGACAACGACGACCGGGAAGACAGTGCCGACAACTGCCCCATCACCGCCAACCCCGACCAGGCCGACATGGACGCTGACGGCATCGGTGATGCCTGCGACGCCGACAACAACAACGACGGCGTGGCCAACAGCGCCGATAACTGCCCCGTCACCGCCAACCCCGGCCAGGACAATGCCGACGGCGACAATCAGGGCGACGCCTGCGACGGTGATGACGACAACGACGGTGTGGCCGACGGCCAGGACAACTGCCCATTACTGGCCAACGACGACCAGACCGACAGCGATGACGACGGCCAGGGCGACCCTTGTGACGGCGACCTTGATGGTGACGGCCTGGCCAACGACGGGGACAACTGCCCCGCCATCGCCAACCCCAATCAGGCCGACTTCGACGGTGATGGCCAGGGCGACGCCTGCGATCCGGATGCCGACGAAGACGGCATCCTGGCCGGTGCCGACCAGTGCCCCCTGACGCCGCTCGGCGAAGCCGTGGACCAGGCTAACGGCTGCTCCCTGGCCCAGCTGTGCCCCTGCAGCTCGCCCCGGGGCTTCAGCTCACCCTGGCGTAACAAGGGCGCCTACCTGGCCTGCCACAACCGCGCCCTGGCCAAGCTGGTGCAACAAGGCCAGCTCGCAGAAGGCGACCAGGCCGGGCTACAGAGCCAGGCCGCCCAAGGCAGCTGCGGCCAGCGTTAA
- a CDS encoding ECF-type sigma factor produces the protein MSTDGPVTALLHQWRAGDDRALEQLTPIVYAELRRRAQRIFNHEQPGHTLQPTALVHEAYDRLASAQVDWQDRAHFYALCSRMMRRILVDHAKAKGSHKRDGGQRLLTVDMNALGEGEGQEGLLDLDQAMERLARRDNRLAELIDLQLFGGLSYKELEAVTGLSSSTLDRQLRFAKAWLKSHLEAYAT, from the coding sequence TTGAGTACAGACGGACCCGTAACAGCCCTTCTGCACCAGTGGCGCGCCGGCGATGACCGGGCCCTGGAGCAGCTGACCCCCATCGTCTACGCCGAGCTGCGCCGCCGCGCCCAGCGGATATTCAACCACGAGCAGCCAGGCCACACCCTGCAACCCACGGCCCTGGTTCACGAAGCCTACGACCGATTGGCCTCGGCCCAGGTCGACTGGCAGGACAGAGCCCACTTCTACGCCCTCTGCTCGCGGATGATGCGGCGCATCCTGGTCGACCACGCCAAGGCCAAGGGCAGCCACAAGCGGGACGGCGGCCAGCGCCTGCTCACCGTGGACATGAACGCCCTGGGAGAGGGGGAGGGCCAGGAAGGGCTGCTGGATCTGGACCAGGCCATGGAGCGCCTGGCCAGGCGCGACAACCGCTTGGCCGAGCTCATCGATCTGCAACTGTTCGGAGGGCTCTCCTACAAGGAGCTGGAGGCGGTGACCGGCCTGTCCAGCTCGACCCTGGACAGGCAGCTGCGCTTTGCCAAAGCCTGGCTGAAATCCCACCTGGAAGCCTACGCCACCTGA
- a CDS encoding DUF72 domain-containing protein, producing MLYLGCPMWSHPAWKGQLFPPGASQRDHLSHYAQVFSAVEGNTSFYALPSPDSARRWADSVPEHFRFTFKFPQAISHHKGLHQVDEELAEFLEAMAPLHAKTARYLLQLPSRFGPEQLPALAAFLDALPPGLPVAVEVRHLAFFAKGEAELALNRLLADCGADRIIMDARPVFSVPASDAVLLDAQQKKPRVPVHAVATAKQPVVRFVGLPDPKANDAFMTPWIEKLSQWLEEGLSPMLFVHSADNDRAPELARLFYDRIRARQPGLEALPEPQFAQGSLF from the coding sequence ATGCTTTATCTCGGATGCCCCATGTGGTCCCACCCGGCCTGGAAAGGCCAGCTGTTCCCGCCCGGGGCCAGCCAGCGTGACCACCTCAGCCATTATGCCCAGGTGTTCAGCGCCGTGGAGGGCAATACCAGCTTCTATGCCCTGCCCTCGCCGGACAGCGCCCGGCGCTGGGCGGACAGCGTGCCGGAACACTTTCGCTTCACCTTCAAGTTCCCCCAGGCCATCAGCCACCATAAGGGCCTGCATCAGGTCGACGAGGAACTGGCCGAATTCCTGGAGGCGATGGCGCCGCTGCACGCCAAGACTGCCCGCTACCTGCTGCAGCTGCCAAGCCGTTTCGGCCCCGAGCAGCTGCCGGCCCTGGCCGCCTTCCTGGATGCCCTGCCGCCGGGCCTGCCGGTGGCGGTGGAGGTGCGCCACCTGGCCTTCTTCGCCAAGGGCGAGGCGGAGCTGGCCCTGAACCGGCTGCTGGCGGATTGTGGCGCCGACCGTATCATCATGGATGCCCGGCCGGTGTTCTCGGTGCCGGCCAGCGACGCCGTGCTGCTGGACGCCCAGCAGAAGAAACCCCGGGTGCCGGTACATGCCGTGGCCACCGCCAAACAGCCTGTGGTGCGCTTCGTGGGTCTGCCGGACCCAAAAGCCAACGACGCCTTTATGACCCCCTGGATAGAGAAACTCTCGCAGTGGCTGGAGGAGGGGCTCAGCCCCATGTTGTTTGTGCACAGCGCCGATAACGACCGCGCCCCTGAGCTGGCCCGGCTTTTCTATGACAGGATCAGGGCAAGGCAACCCGGGCTGGAGGCGCTGCCGGAACCCCAGTTCGCTCAGGGCAGCCTATTCTGA
- the cmoA gene encoding carboxy-S-adenosyl-L-methionine synthase CmoA, whose translation MAEDKIYAQPLAQLKDFTFDEQVAEVFNDMINRSVPGYGTIIKALGRMAPRFVRPGSSVYDLGCSLGAASLAIKQSLDLDDVNIVAVDNAQAMVERARRHLSAYKGKAAVEVRCADIRDVKIENASLVVLNFTLQFLDPKDRDALIQRIHDGLNPGGLLVLSEKLVFEDAPINELLIDLHHDFKRDNGYSDLEISQKRNAIENVMRPDTLATHERRFEACGFSHHSLWFQCYNFASMVAIK comes from the coding sequence ATGGCCGAAGACAAGATCTATGCCCAGCCCCTGGCCCAGTTGAAGGACTTCACCTTCGACGAGCAGGTGGCCGAGGTCTTCAACGACATGATCAACCGATCCGTACCGGGCTACGGCACCATCATCAAGGCCCTGGGCCGGATGGCGCCGCGCTTCGTGCGGCCCGGCAGCAGCGTCTACGATCTGGGCTGCTCCCTGGGCGCCGCCAGCCTGGCCATCAAGCAGAGCCTGGACCTGGACGACGTCAATATCGTTGCCGTGGACAACGCCCAGGCCATGGTCGAACGGGCCCGGCGCCACCTCAGCGCCTACAAGGGCAAGGCCGCCGTGGAGGTGCGCTGCGCCGACATCCGCGACGTCAAGATAGAAAACGCCTCGCTGGTGGTGCTCAACTTCACCCTGCAGTTCCTCGATCCCAAGGACAGGGACGCGCTGATCCAGCGCATTCATGACGGCCTGAACCCGGGCGGCCTGCTGGTGCTGTCGGAGAAGCTGGTGTTCGAAGACGCTCCCATCAACGAGCTGCTCATCGACCTGCACCACGACTTCAAGCGCGACAACGGCTATTCGGACCTGGAGATAAGCCAAAAGCGCAACGCCATTGAGAACGTCATGCGCCCGGACACCCTGGCCACCCATGAACGACGCTTCGAGGCCTGCGGCTTCAGCCACCACAGTCTCTGGTTCCAGTGCTACAACTTCGCCTCCATGGTGGCCATCAAATGA